One genomic window of Diospyros lotus cultivar Yz01 chromosome 8, ASM1463336v1, whole genome shotgun sequence includes the following:
- the LOC127808887 gene encoding probable prolyl 4-hydroxylase 3 encodes MAKRSNISRHHQGKRSSTVVLVLAMLLMLTLVLLMLLALGILSLPVSSEDSPPIRDRLKLGRKAKVGVEGGGVGDGDQAGRRGEQWTEILSWEPRAFLYHNFLSKEECEYLIKLAKPHMRKSTVVDSKTGQSKDSRVRTSSGMFLKRGRDKTIRDIEKRIADFTFIPVEHGEGLQVLHYEVGQKYEPHYDYFLDEFNTRNGGQRIATVLMYLSDVEEGGETIFPAAKGNISAVPWWYELSECGKRGLAVKPKMGDALLFWSMRPDATLDPSSLHGGCPVIKGNKWSSTKWMHVDEYKA; translated from the exons ATGGCGAAACGAAGTAACATTTCTCGGCATCATCAAGGCAAGAGATCTTCCACCGTCGTTCTGGTCCTCGCCATGCTTCTGATGCTAACCCTAGTCCTCCTAATGCTTCTCGCTCTcggaattctctctctccccgttAGCTCCGAAGATTCTCCGCCGATCCGAGATAGGCTCAAGCTAGGTCGCAAAGCCAAAGTTGGCGTCGA GGGTGGTGGTGTTGGTGATGGTGATCAGGCGGGAAGAAGAGGAGAGCAGTGGACCGAAATTCTATCTTGGGAGCCTAGAGCCTTTCTTTATCACAACTTTTTG TCCAAGGAGGAATGTGAATACTTGATAAAACTTGCCAAGCCTCACATGAGAAAGTCAACTGTTGTTGATAGCAAAACTGGTCAGAGTAAAGATAGCAG GGTGCGGACGAGTTCTGGAATGTTtttaaagagaggaagagataagACCATCAGGGACATAGAGAAAAGAATAGCAGACTTCACATTTATTCCTGTAG AGCATGGAGAGGGGCTACAAGTTCTCCATTACGAAGTTGGGCAGAAATATGAGCCTCATTATGATTACTTTCTTGATGAGTTCAACACAAGAAATGGCGGCCAAAGGATAGCTACAGTTCTTATGTATTT GTCAGATGTAGAAGAAGGAGGTGAGACTATCTTCCCTGCCGCTAAGGGAAATATTAGTGCAGTACCATGGTGGTATGAGTTGTCTGAATGTGGTAAGAGGGGCCTTGCTGTGAAGCCAAAGATGGGTGATGCATTACTTTTCTGGAGTATGCGACCTGATGCAACATTAGATCCATCCAGTTTGCATG GTGGTTGCCCTGTAATTAAAGGAAACAAATGGTCATCTACTAAGTGGATGCATGTCGATGAATACAAGGCCTAA
- the LOC127808214 gene encoding uncharacterized protein LOC127808214, translating to MTANIQRCRPLANSLLFLRPLRRRFLHSGPDTIDELLDRHVVRKDTSYVDDDENELLTRRRLTSTRREVLSLYRDILRATRFFMWPDSRGVLWRDVLRENARREFEEARFETDPEIITRLLIGGRDAVQSALDKLAEKQRDQIAKQQRDQGSR from the coding sequence ATGACCGCGAATATCCAGAGGTGCCGACCCCTCGCAAATTCTCTCCTCTTCCTCCGCCCCCTCCGCCGCCGTTTCTTACACAGCGGCCCGGACACAATTGACGAGCTATTGGACAGGCATGTAGTCAGGAAAGACACGAGCTACGTTGACGACGATGAAAACGAGCTTCTGACTCGGCGGCGGCTCACCAGCACTCGGCGCGAGGTGCTGAGTCTCTACCGAGACATCCTCCGGGCCACCCGCTTCTTCATGTGGCCCGACTCGCGAGGCGTTCTGTGGCGCGACGTTCTCAGAGAGAACGCCAGGAGGGAGTTCGAGGAGGCCCGATTCGAGACCGACCCGGAGATCATCACCCGGTTGCTCATCGGCGGGCGTGATGCTGTGCAATCGGCGCTCGATAAGCTTGCGGAGAAACAGAGAGATCAGATCGCCAAGCAACAACGAGATCAAGGTAGTCGTTGA
- the LOC127808040 gene encoding calcium-dependent protein kinase 33-like isoform X2, producing the protein MEKTTSQPRKVYSDIVGSAYYVAPEVLNKNYGKEIDVWSAGVILYILLSGVPPFWAETEKGIFDEILRGQVDFRSQPWPSISTGAKDLIRKMLTMDPKKRITAAQAIEDPWLKEDGEASDKPLDNVVLVRMRQLRAMNKMKKLALKVIAENLSKEEIQGLKQMFDNMDTDGSGTITLEELKTGLSKLGSKLTESEIKALMDAADVDQNGTIDYIEFITATMHRHRLEEKENLYKAFQFFDQDGSGFITRDELRRAMTQYGMGDEATLDEVLEDVDTDKDGKINYEEFVAMMRKGTLDDNELQQLRV; encoded by the exons ATGGAGAAAACGACAAGTCAACCAA GGAAAGTTTATAGCGACATTGTTGGAAGTGCTTATTATGTTGCCCCAGAGGTGTTAAATAAGAACTACGGGAAGGAGATAGACGTGTGGAGTGCTGGAGTCATTCTGTACATTCTTCTAAGTGGAGTGCCCCCATTCTGGGCTG AGACTGAGAAAGGCATATTCGATGAAATTCTCAGAGGCCAAGTTGACTTCCGAAGCCAGCCATGGCCTTCCATATCAACCGGTGCAAAGGATCTTATCAGGAAAATGTTAACAATGGATCCTAAAAAGCGGATAACTGCTGCCCAAGCCATCG AGGATCCATGGCTGAAAGAAGATGGTGAAGCCTCAGATAAACCGCTTGATAATGTTGTTCTAGTTAGAATGAGGCAACTCAGAGCAATGAACAAGATGAAAAAGCTTGCTCTAAAG GTTATTGCTGAAAATCTTTCAAAAGAAGAAATCCAGGGCTTGAAACAAATGTTTGACAACATGGATACTGACGGGAGTGGCACAATCACATTAGAAGAACTCAAAACTGGATTGTCTAAGCTGGGATCAAAGCTTACTGAAAGTGAAATAAAGGCACTGATGGATGCt GCTGATGTTGACCAGAATGGGACGATTGATTACATTGAATTCATCACTGCTACCATGCATCGGCATAGGCTTGAGGAAAAAGAGAACTTGTACAAGGCTTTTCAGTTCTTCGACCAGGATGGCAGCGG GTTCATTACGCGAGATGAGCTGAGACGGGCCATGACTCAATACGGAATGGGGGACGAGGCCACTTTGGACGAAGTGCTTGAGGACGTCGATACTGATAAA GATGGAAAGATTAATTATGAGGAATTTGTAGCCATGATGAGGAAGGGAACACTGGATGATAACGAGCTACAGCAACTACGGGTTTAG
- the LOC127808040 gene encoding calcium-dependent protein kinase 29-like isoform X1, which yields MGLCCSTRSKSDTHDIPISSSSDSPPHHYHPIPINSLDATAPSEPSRARPPPPSTFATVPSSFSPPIGPVLGKPYVDITQLYNLEKELGRGQFGITYLCTEKATGRKYACKSISRRKLIAEKEIADVRREVAILQHLSGQPNIVEFKGAYEDRSNLHLVMELCSGGELFDRIAARGSYSEKEAARIGRQIVNVVHSCHFMGVMHRDLKPENFLLVSRDESAPLKATDFGLSVFIEKGKVYSDIVGSAYYVAPEVLNKNYGKEIDVWSAGVILYILLSGVPPFWAETEKGIFDEILRGQVDFRSQPWPSISTGAKDLIRKMLTMDPKKRITAAQAIEDPWLKEDGEASDKPLDNVVLVRMRQLRAMNKMKKLALKVIAENLSKEEIQGLKQMFDNMDTDGSGTITLEELKTGLSKLGSKLTESEIKALMDAADVDQNGTIDYIEFITATMHRHRLEEKENLYKAFQFFDQDGSGFITRDELRRAMTQYGMGDEATLDEVLEDVDTDKDGKINYEEFVAMMRKGTLDDNELQQLRV from the exons atggGACTCTGCTGCAGCACCCGCTCCAAGTCTGATACGCATGACATCCCAATCTCTTCCTCCTCGGACTCGCCGCCGCATCACTACCACCCTATACCCATCAACTCCCTAGACGCCACCGCCCCCTCTGAACCGTCTCGGGCCAGACCACCCCCACCCTCCACTTTTGCCACTGTTCCATCCTCTTTTTCTCCCCCAATCGGCCCTGTTCTCGGCAAGCCTTACGTTGACATAACCCAGCTTTACAACCTCGAGAAGGAGCTGGGTCGCGGCCAGTTCGGGATCACCTATCTCTGCACCGAGAAGGCCACCGGACGAAAGTACGCGTGCAAGTCCATTTCCCGGAGGAAGCTCATCGCTGAGAAGGAAATTGCCGATGTGAGAAGGGAGGTTGCGATTCTGCAGCATCTGAGCGGCCAGCCCAATATTGTGGAGTTCAAGGGCGCTTATGAGGACAGAAGCAATCTGCATTTGGTGATGGAGCTCTGCTCCGGCGGGGAGCTTTTCGACCGGATTGCGGCCCGGGGAAGCTACTCCGAGAAGGAGGCCGCCAGGATTGGGCGCCAGATTGTGAATGTGGTTCATTCTTGCCATTTCATGGGCGTGATGCACCGAGACTTAAAGCCCGAGAATTTCTTGCTGGTGAGTCGGGATGAGTCTGCTCCTTTGAAGGCCACGGATTTTGGGCTCTCCGTCTTCATAGAGAAAG GGAAAGTTTATAGCGACATTGTTGGAAGTGCTTATTATGTTGCCCCAGAGGTGTTAAATAAGAACTACGGGAAGGAGATAGACGTGTGGAGTGCTGGAGTCATTCTGTACATTCTTCTAAGTGGAGTGCCCCCATTCTGGGCTG AGACTGAGAAAGGCATATTCGATGAAATTCTCAGAGGCCAAGTTGACTTCCGAAGCCAGCCATGGCCTTCCATATCAACCGGTGCAAAGGATCTTATCAGGAAAATGTTAACAATGGATCCTAAAAAGCGGATAACTGCTGCCCAAGCCATCG AGGATCCATGGCTGAAAGAAGATGGTGAAGCCTCAGATAAACCGCTTGATAATGTTGTTCTAGTTAGAATGAGGCAACTCAGAGCAATGAACAAGATGAAAAAGCTTGCTCTAAAG GTTATTGCTGAAAATCTTTCAAAAGAAGAAATCCAGGGCTTGAAACAAATGTTTGACAACATGGATACTGACGGGAGTGGCACAATCACATTAGAAGAACTCAAAACTGGATTGTCTAAGCTGGGATCAAAGCTTACTGAAAGTGAAATAAAGGCACTGATGGATGCt GCTGATGTTGACCAGAATGGGACGATTGATTACATTGAATTCATCACTGCTACCATGCATCGGCATAGGCTTGAGGAAAAAGAGAACTTGTACAAGGCTTTTCAGTTCTTCGACCAGGATGGCAGCGG GTTCATTACGCGAGATGAGCTGAGACGGGCCATGACTCAATACGGAATGGGGGACGAGGCCACTTTGGACGAAGTGCTTGAGGACGTCGATACTGATAAA GATGGAAAGATTAATTATGAGGAATTTGTAGCCATGATGAGGAAGGGAACACTGGATGATAACGAGCTACAGCAACTACGGGTTTAG
- the LOC127808819 gene encoding RNA pseudouridine synthase 2, chloroplastic, giving the protein MISCSSFSGASTKALRTSSSSFCFVHRSPTSFVRVWRTVRACSGPAVAPGSGQFPEVRTSYAGVLLNETVDIKSGKLRLDSWISSRIAGVSRARVQSSIRTGLVTVNGRVIDKVSHMIKDGDKVKCTISELQPLKAEPEDIPLDIIYEDDNVLVVNKAAHMVVHPAPGNATGTLVNGILHHCSLSTCAFPNQQVLSEMDDLSDEEFNSSVPSPSCNEDSSSGIFSASVRPGIVHRLDKGTSGLLVVAKDEHAHAYLSEQFKQRTIHRRYISLTCGVPSPISGRVDIPIGRDLNNRTRMTAVPGPAKFRLTRHAASRYKVIEILAGGGSALVEWQLETGRTHQIRAHAKYLGIPLLGDEVYGGTKNMAMSVLCPRTPSNFHGKLKQLVSGLERPCLHAMALGFKHPCTKENIKFSCPPPADFIEILSLLREISTVKVHQVYT; this is encoded by the exons ATGATCTCGTGTTCCTCTTTCTCAGGCGCATCCACCAAAGCCCTACGGACCTCTTCGTCCTCGTTCTGCTTCGTCCATCGAAGCCCTACAAGTTTCGTTAGGGTTTGGAGAACCGTCAGAGCCTGCTCGGGTCCTGCCGTAGCCCCTGGTTCCGGCCAATTTCCGGAAGTTCGAACCAGTTACGCCGGAGTATTGTTGAACGAAACTGTCGATATCAAATCCGGCAAGCTGAGGCTCGATTCTTGGATTTCGTCTCGCATCGCCGGCGTCAGCAGAGCTCGCGTGCAGTCCAGCATTCGCACTGGATTAGTAACCGTTAATGGCCGAGTAATCGATAAG GTTTCACACATGATCAAAGATGGGGATAAAGTTAAGTGCACTATATCGGAGTTGCAACCTTTAAAGGCTGAACCGGAAGATATTCCATTGGATATCATTTATGAAGATGATAATGTTCTTGTTGTTAACAAAGCGGCACACATG GTTGTTCATCCAGCTCCTGGCAATGCAACTGGAACACTTGTCAATGGCATTCTTCACCATTGCAGTCTTTCTACATGTGCATTTCCGAACCAGCAAGTACTTTCTGAGATGGATGATCTTTCTGATGAAGAGTTCAATTCTTCTGTTCCTAGTCCAAGTTGCAATGAAGATTCAAGCTCCGGCATATTTTCAGCATCTGTTCGCCCCGGAATTGTTCACAGATTAGATAAAGGCACCAGTGGGTTGCTTGTGGTAGCAAAG GATGAGCATGCTCATGCATACTTATCCGAGCAATTCAAGCAACGCACAATCCACAGGAGATACATCAGTCTTACATGTGGGGTGCCCTCCCCAATTTCAGGACGTGTTGATATTCCGATAGGTCGAGATCTGAACAACAGAACTCGTATGACTGCTGTTCCTGGTCCTGCTAAATTTAGACTGACACGCCATGCTGCCAGTAG GTACAAAGTAATAGAAATTCTTGCTGGTGGCGGTTCTGCTCTTGTAGAATGGCAATTAGAGACCGGGCGCACCCATCAG ATCCGCGCACATGCAAAGTACTTGGGAATTCCTCTATTGGGGGATGAGGTGTATGGAGGCACTAAAAATATGGCAATGTCAGTCCTATGTCCTAGGACCCCATCTAATTTCCATGGGAAACTGAAGCAACTGGTATCTGGATTGGAGAGGCCTTGCCTTCATGCTATGGCCCTTGG GTTTAAGCATCCATGTACCAAGGAGAACATCAAGTTTTCTTGCCCTCCACCTGCCGATTTTATTGAGATTTTAAGCCTGCTCCGTGAAATTAGCACAGTGAAG GTTCACCAAGTATATACTTAG